Below is a window of Romeriopsis navalis LEGE 11480 DNA.
AAAGCCGGTTTCGATCGCCCCATGCACTGAAGCTGGACGCAAGACACTCGCGGCTTCTCCGGCAAAGAATAGGCGATCGTCAATTGACCGTGCCAATTGCTCTCGCATCCCCGTTCCCCCGACTGGCGTGTAGGAATAACCCATCTGGGCATAGGGATCAGCTTGCCAATCAACCAGCTTTGCCGCAACTAGACGGTCACGCAAATTCAGTCCAAAGATTTCTTCGAGGTGTGTCACCCCGATCGCGGCTGCGCCGGTTTCCCCCATTGTCCGAATACTGTCACAGGCCGCCGCCCCGATAAAGGCTGTAACTACGGGCGCCTCATTCGTAAAGCCATAGCCCGATCGCCACCATAGTTGTGTATCGAGATAGGTATGACATTGCTCCCAATTCTCGGGCCAGAAAGGTGCATCAAACTTCAAAATGATTTTAATGATGTGGCTTAGTCCGAGGCTGTCGATCGATTGCTGTTTCCAAGCTGGTAATGTGGGTGTAAATTGCACCGTCTGATGTTGCAGTAATGCTAGCGGCAACGTGATGACCACACGATCCGCAGTCAAAACCGTATCATTTGTAATGACTTTAACTGTGCTGTCCCACTCAATTTGCTGCACGACGGTGTTGAGCTGAATATTTAATGCAGTGGCAAATCGATCGATCAAAGCGCTATATCCAGCGCCAAGTCGAAACTCATCGCAACCGTCGCCTTCATAGGTGTTCTCGACTAAGCCATAGACGCCCAAGTCCTCCCAATACACGCCGTAATCCGCACTGTAAGTATGACTGACGATCTGTGTAATCTCTGGTGAAAAGGCAATTCCCCGCGCCTCAACCATTGCTGCGACACTTGTGTCCGGTTGCTTTTGCTCAAACCAGGCGTCGGCCCAATCCCAAATCTTTGAGCCATTGCTTTGGAGCACATCCCGCATGGCTAATTCGGCGGGGCTAGTGTAGTCATTGAGTTTTTTCAGTCCCCTGGCTTGATGTAAGTAATTCCGATCGTCTGCCAATACTGGCATGAGTTCCAACTCATATTGCTCTGCGAGTTGCCGGGTCAATACTTGTCCGTGGACAAACTCCGCGCCCAACTCCACTGGATGCGGTGCAAAGTCGTAGTCTGTGTGGATGCGTCCGCCAATCCGATCGCGCGCCTCCACCACGAGCACATTTTGTCCCGCCGCCTGCAAGCGCTTTGCTGCGGCCAGACCGGCAGCACCCGCACCAATGACAATCGTGTCGTATTTGGTCGGCAGCGACATAACGATGCTCCAAAAGCCGGTAATGCGAGTTGAACGCACGACCCCCTAATTACGAGTTAGGTGCTCTACCACTGAGCTATACCGGCAATAAATAACCGCTAATCAATATAGCAGGATTTTCCAATGTTGGGCATTTCCTTCGGGTGAGATTCAGGCTACGATCGGAATCCTGTATCCATCCCACCCTTTCCCTCTATCTTATGAGCCAATCCCTGCGCGAAAAAGACCCAGATAAATACGCGAGCCTTGTGGCCGAAGCCCAAGCCCCCTTCCGTAATCTTCGATTATTTGTCTATGCTGCCTGTAGCGTTTCCGGGGCGGTTGGTGGATTTGTCTTCTTCTTTCGGATCCTAGCAGGCCGTGACCTCTCCCAGACAATCCCCAATTTTGCAGTGCAAGCTGGCGTTGTAGCCTTGACTACTTGGTTGTTTTTGAAAGAGACAAAAGCCAAGAAAAATGCGATCGCGACGGTCAGGGATGAGATGCAGAAGGGTGCCTACCCCTCTCCTGAGAAGAATCTGAAGA
It encodes the following:
- a CDS encoding flavin monoamine oxidase family protein; this translates as MSLPTKYDTIVIGAGAAGLAAAKRLQAAGQNVLVVEARDRIGGRIHTDYDFAPHPVELGAEFVHGQVLTRQLAEQYELELMPVLADDRNYLHQARGLKKLNDYTSPAELAMRDVLQSNGSKIWDWADAWFEQKQPDTSVAAMVEARGIAFSPEITQIVSHTYSADYGVYWEDLGVYGLVENTYEGDGCDEFRLGAGYSALIDRFATALNIQLNTVVQQIEWDSTVKVITNDTVLTADRVVITLPLALLQHQTVQFTPTLPAWKQQSIDSLGLSHIIKIILKFDAPFWPENWEQCHTYLDTQLWWRSGYGFTNEAPVVTAFIGAAACDSIRTMGETGAAAIGVTHLEEIFGLNLRDRLVAAKLVDWQADPYAQMGYSYTPVGGTGMREQLARSIDDRLFFAGEAASVLRPASVHGAIETGFAAAEQILQGRSTTTA
- a CDS encoding DUF3493 domain-containing protein, which gives rise to MSQSLREKDPDKYASLVAEAQAPFRNLRLFVYAACSVSGAVGGFVFFFRILAGRDLSQTIPNFAVQAGVVALTTWLFLKETKAKKNAIATVRDEMQKGAYPSPEKNLKKSL